The DNA window TCAGCTTGCCGCGTTCTGGAAGCACGACAACCCGTCGCACGGCGGGCAGCATAGCCGAAGGTCTGGCGCTTTGCGCCACCGCTCGCAGCGGAAGTCGACGCGGGCGGAAGTGACGGCACGTATCCCAGGTCACTTCTTCGTTGTGTCCAGGGCCTACTCAGGACTTGCCTGAGGAAGGGACCCTTCGGATACGCTCGACCACCATGCGCCCGAACCGCGCCCTCCTCGCTGCCGCTGCGGTGGCCGTAGGGGGGCTCGCCGTGACCTCAGCCCGTGCAGCCGTCCCCACGCCGCCACCGCAGCCCGAGGCACCGGCGCCAGCGTCCACGGGCAGACACTGCCTGGAGGAGACGCGGACGAAGATCGGGATGGGCCACAACCTGGGCGGGGCGATCAACCCGCTCGGGGCGGAGCAGATGCTCTCTCTCTATCTCTGCGTGCCGCTCATCCGGGAGCCGGGGCTCTTCTTCGATCTGACGAACGTGCAGGTGGGGCTGGTCAACTACCTGTCGCCTGCCTACGTGCACCAGGGCGGCTACGTGGAGATCACGCCGCTGTCGCCGCTGGTGCTGCGCGCGGAGCTGACGGGCGTCGCCATGTGGCCGTTCCCCGTGCGGGGAGCGGGCTACTTCGCGTACGACGGGTATGAGGACGACTTCCAGGAGTCGACGCGGCCCACCGACATCGCCCGGAGCGCGGGGGGGATGATCGTGACGCTGAGCGCCACCTTGCGGGCGCGGATCGGCTCGCCGCGAGGGCCCGGGCTCATCGTGGTCGACACGTTCATCGCCGATCGGTGGTCGGTGGGGGACGAGTCGTTCTCGTACAACATGCGCCGTGATCTGATCGTCGCGCAGCAGGACTGGGTGATCCGGAACACCGGCGCGCTGATCGGCGAGTTCCCGGTGACGCCGGACACGTCGCTGCGGGTCGGCGCGAGCGACTGGCTGACCACGGCGCCCGCCTCGGGGCGGGTGACCAACGTCCTGTTCGGGCTGGCGTCGGTGCGCTTTCTCCGCGTGACGCCCACGGTGCGGGAGGTGTCGCCCTTCGTGCTGATGGGCGCGTACACGCACCACGCGTCGTCGAGCCAGTTCCGCACGGCGGAGCCGATCCTGATGCTCGGCGCCAGCGCCAGCTACGAGCTCGCGTCGTTCGGACCGTGATGAAGGCCTGGTCGACGATCGAACCGTGATGACGACGAGCGCGACGATGACGCCGTGCGCGATGACGTGCGGCGGCCGTGGGCACGACCGGTCGGCCAGAGAAACGTGCTTCGACCGATGCATCCGTCTTGACTCTCCCGGACCGCAGCCGCATCAATACCTTCAAAGGTTTTTGAAACTTCATGAGCAAACCTCATGACATGGTGCGCGAGGCCGAGCTTCTGGCGGCCGAGGCGATCGGGGACGTGATCGAGCACTGGGGGTTCCGCCGGGTGCTCGGTCGCGTGTGGACCGTGCTGTTCATCGCCGCGCAAGCGTTGCCCGCGGCGGAGATCGGCGAGCGTCTCCAGATCTCCGCGGGTGCCGTGAGCATGTCGCTGAACGAGCTGCTCCGCTGGGGGGTCGTGCGTCGGGTGTGGCGGCCCGGCGAGCGGCGGGAGTACTACGAGGCCGAGACCGATTTCTGGAAGATGATCTCGAGGGTGTTCGACGAGCGGGAGCGCCAGCTCTCCCACTCGGTACGCGAGCGCCTGGAGAAGGCCGAGGAGCTGCTCCGGCGCGCGCCGGACAGCCCCGAGGCGCGCGTGAGCCTCGACCGGGTGAGCCGGCTCCTGGCGTTCGTCAAGCTGGCGCAGTCGGCTTTGGATGGCTTCATCAAGAGCAGGACTCTGGATTTCTCGCGGTTCGGGGACCTGGTCCGGTTCCCTCTCCGCGCCGTGCGCAGGCCTCGGGTGTAGCGGACCCTGACTTTCTCAACATACGGAGCACCGGCCTCGCCCTCTGGCCTTCCAGGCGCAAGGCGCGTTCGTGCATCGGCGGAGCAGACGGATGACAGCAGGAACCATGGTTTCCAAGGATGTGAAGGCGGACGACGTCGTGGCCACGCTCGGCGACGTCTGCGCCGCGCGTGGCCTCGACGCGCTGACCGCGCGCCTCGCCGCGCTGCAGACCTTGCTGGCGGGCGACCTCGCCGAGGTCGAGGCGGCACTCGCGGTGGTGGCGAAGAACGGGGGGACGCCCGCGCACGAGAGCGCGCGGCACCTGCTCGAGCTCGGCGGCAAGCGGCTCCGGCCCATCTGTGTGGCGCTGGCCTCGCACGTGGGCTCCGGGTTCACGCCGGCGGCGCTGACCTTCGCGGTGGCGGTGGAGATGATCCACAACGCGACCTTGCTCCACGATGACGTGGTGGATCTCGGCGACCGGCGGCGCGGTGCCGACACGGCGCGGGTGGTCTACGGCAACGCGGCGTCGATCTTCGGCGGCGACTGGCTCCTCGCCGAGGCGCTGTGCCGGGTGCAGGCGGCGGGCGTCGAGGGGGTGCTCGACCGGATGCTGGTGGTGGTGCGGGAGATGGTCACCGCCGAGACCTTGCAGCTCGCGGCGCGCGGGCGGGTGCGGACGAGCACGAGCGAGTACTTCAAGATCGTGCAAGGCAAGACGGCGTCGCTCTTCCAGTGGGCGATGTTCGCGGGTGGGCGCGCCGGCGGGGTGGGGACGCGCGAATGCGAGGCGCTGGAGTCCTACGGCGGGATGCTGGGGCTGGCGTTCCAGATCGTGGACGACGTGCTCGACTTCGCCGGAGATCCGGAGGCGACCGGCAAAGATCTGCTGACCGATCTGCGGGAGGGGAAGATGACGTACCCGCTCCTCCTCGCGGTGGAGCGCGATCCGGGGCTGGCAGACGAGCTGGAAGCGAACTGTCGCGGCGACGAGGTGTCGGTGACGCCCGAGATCGCGCGGCGAATCGGGCGGGTGATGTCGGAGGGCGGGGTGGTTCAAGATTGCCTCGCACTGGCGACGCGGATGTGCAGGGACGCGGCGCAGAGCCTCGAGATCCTTCCCGCGAGCCAGGCGCGATCCGCGCTCCAGGATGTCGCGCTGGCGACTCCCCTGAGGAGGAAGTGAACGGTCATGATCGTCTCTTTGAAGCAAGGCGCCGATGCTCGGGCGGTGTTGGGTGAGCTCGCCCGCCGAGGGCTGTGGGTCAGCCAGGTGGAGCGCGGCCCGGGTGGCAGCGCCTCCCACTACGTGATCGCGGAACACTCTGCGCACGTGACGCCCGAGGATCTGCTCCTCATCGAGGGCGTGGCCGACGTGAGCACGACGAAGTCGCCGCATCCGCTGCTCGATCGGCAGGGTTCCTCGGTGATGGTGGGCGATGTGCGGATCGAGGCCGGCGCGCGCTTCCGGCCGACGTGGATGTGCGGGCCGTGCAGCGTGGAGTCGGAGGCGCACGCGCGTGACGTGGCCGCGGCACTCGTGCCGCTCGGGGTGCAGTTCCTGCGCGGCGGTGCGTTCAAGCCGCGGACGTCGCCCTATGCGTTCCAGGGCGTGGGCGCCGAGGCGCTGGTGTGGCTCCGGCGCGCAGCGGACAGCCAGGGCATGAAGGTGGTCACCGAGGCCCTGAGCGAGGCCGACGCACCCGCCGTGGCGGAGCTGGCGGACCTCATCCAGGTCGGCTCGCGCAACATGCACAACTACGCACTGCTCAAGGCGATCGGGCGCACCGGGCGCCCTGCGCTGCTGAAGCGGGGCATGGCGGCGACACTGGAGGAGTGGTTGCTCGCGGCCGAGTACCTCCTGTCGAGCGGGTCGAGCGGCGTGGTCCTCGCGGAGCGCGGAATCCGCAGCTTCGATCCCTCGACGCGCAACCTGCTCGATCTCGGCGCGGTGGCGCTTCTGTCGCACGTGCACGGGCTGCCGGTGATCGTGGATCCGTCCCACGGCGCGGGCCGGCGGGATCTGATCCTGCCGCTGTCGCGCGCAGCGATGGGCGCAGGCGCCGCCGGCGTGATGATCGAGACGCACGAGGACCCGGCGCGGGCGCTGAGCGACGGGCCGCAAGCGCTGCGGCTCTCGGAGCTGTCGGCGATCGTGCGGGAGCTGGGTGCGGCACCAGGCGTGCCCGTGACGTCGGTGTCGACGGTGGCGCCTTCCTCCGCAGCGCGTGCGGCGGGTGCGGGGTCGATCGACACCTGGGCGCAGGCAGCTTCCGCGGAGGGCGCGTGATGAGCGGCGCAGCAGAGCAAGAGGCCACGGGAGGCGCCGAGGGCGGTCAGCTCCAGGGCAGTCCGCTGGAGGGCCGGTCGGCGCGGGCTGGCAGCGGCGAGATGTTCGACGCGATCGCGGCGCGCTACGATCTGATGAACCGGCTCGTGTCGATGGGGCTGGATCAGGGGTGGCGCAAGGAGGCGGTGCGCGCGCTGGAACTCGCGAGCCGCCCGAAGCACGGCACGGTGCTGGATCTCGCGACCGGCACCGCCGATCTGGCGCTGGCGATCGCCGAGGCCCACGACGTGCGCGTGCTCGGGATCGATCCGTCGGAGAAGATGCTCGCCATCGGGCGCGAGAAGGTGAAGTACGCGCACCTGAGCGGGCGCGTCTCGCTGCGCCTCGGTGACGCCCAGGCCCTCGATCTGGACGACCAGAGCGTGGACGGGGTGACGATGGCGTTCGGCATCCGCAACGTGCCCGATCGCGCGAAGGCGCTGCGGGAGATGGCGCGGGTGACGAAGGACGGCGGCCGGGTGGCGATCCTGGAGCTGTCGGAGCCGCGCGAGGGCGTGCTGAGCAAGCTGGCGCAGTTCCACATCCACACGGTGGTGCCGTGGCTGGGGAGCGTGCTGTCGGGCGCGCCGGAGTACGGCTACCTGCAGCGATCCATCGCGGCGTTCCCGCCGCCGGAGGAGTTCGCGGAGGTGATGCGTGCGTCGGGGCTCGACATCGTCTCGGTCGAGCCGATGACGTTCGGCGTGGTGTGCCTGTTCGTGGGCACGCCGTCGCGCGCTGCGCGCTCTTCGCAGGCCACGGGCGGGGGCAGGGCAGGGCACGGGTGAGCGGGCGCGGCGGCGATCTGGGTCCACCGGGGCCGCTCGCGACGCGGGTGATCGCGGCGCCGGTGGTGTCACCGGAGCGGGTGCTCGCGCTGGCCGAGCGGCACGGTGGCAGCTTGGCGACGTTCTTCGATGCGCCGCCGCCGCGAGGGCCGCGCTGGGCCTTCGTGGGCTGGGGGGAAGCGGCGCGCGCCGAGGCGCAGGGCGAGGGCGCGCTCGCCGAGGTGGCCGCCGACGTGGAGCGGATCCTGGCCAGCGTGGAGCCGCGGGGCGCGTCGCCCGAAGGGACGCCAGGGCCGCGGCTCTTCGGGGGGATGGCGTTCGCGCCAGGGGCGCAA is part of the Chondromyces crocatus genome and encodes:
- a CDS encoding GbsR/MarR family transcriptional regulator, translated to MSKPHDMVREAELLAAEAIGDVIEHWGFRRVLGRVWTVLFIAAQALPAAEIGERLQISAGAVSMSLNELLRWGVVRRVWRPGERREYYEAETDFWKMISRVFDERERQLSHSVRERLEKAEELLRRAPDSPEARVSLDRVSRLLAFVKLAQSALDGFIKSRTLDFSRFGDLVRFPLRAVRRPRV
- a CDS encoding polyprenyl synthetase family protein; this translates as MVSKDVKADDVVATLGDVCAARGLDALTARLAALQTLLAGDLAEVEAALAVVAKNGGTPAHESARHLLELGGKRLRPICVALASHVGSGFTPAALTFAVAVEMIHNATLLHDDVVDLGDRRRGADTARVVYGNAASIFGGDWLLAEALCRVQAAGVEGVLDRMLVVVREMVTAETLQLAARGRVRTSTSEYFKIVQGKTASLFQWAMFAGGRAGGVGTRECEALESYGGMLGLAFQIVDDVLDFAGDPEATGKDLLTDLREGKMTYPLLLAVERDPGLADELEANCRGDEVSVTPEIARRIGRVMSEGGVVQDCLALATRMCRDAAQSLEILPASQARSALQDVALATPLRRK
- the ubiE gene encoding bifunctional demethylmenaquinone methyltransferase/2-methoxy-6-polyprenyl-1,4-benzoquinol methylase UbiE, translating into MSGAAEQEATGGAEGGQLQGSPLEGRSARAGSGEMFDAIAARYDLMNRLVSMGLDQGWRKEAVRALELASRPKHGTVLDLATGTADLALAIAEAHDVRVLGIDPSEKMLAIGREKVKYAHLSGRVSLRLGDAQALDLDDQSVDGVTMAFGIRNVPDRAKALREMARVTKDGGRVAILELSEPREGVLSKLAQFHIHTVVPWLGSVLSGAPEYGYLQRSIAAFPPPEEFAEVMRASGLDIVSVEPMTFGVVCLFVGTPSRAARSSQATGGGRAGHG
- the aroF gene encoding 3-deoxy-7-phosphoheptulonate synthase → MIVSLKQGADARAVLGELARRGLWVSQVERGPGGSASHYVIAEHSAHVTPEDLLLIEGVADVSTTKSPHPLLDRQGSSVMVGDVRIEAGARFRPTWMCGPCSVESEAHARDVAAALVPLGVQFLRGGAFKPRTSPYAFQGVGAEALVWLRRAADSQGMKVVTEALSEADAPAVAELADLIQVGSRNMHNYALLKAIGRTGRPALLKRGMAATLEEWLLAAEYLLSSGSSGVVLAERGIRSFDPSTRNLLDLGAVALLSHVHGLPVIVDPSHGAGRRDLILPLSRAAMGAGAAGVMIETHEDPARALSDGPQALRLSELSAIVRELGAAPGVPVTSVSTVAPSSAARAAGAGSIDTWAQAASAEGA